A section of the Engystomops pustulosus chromosome 3, aEngPut4.maternal, whole genome shotgun sequence genome encodes:
- the LOC140120780 gene encoding serine/threonine-protein kinase SBK1-like gives MEPVFQTVEVEEITECYRIVKRLGQGAYGQVLLAQDKLTGKPFALKLVRKDRTKLKSFLMELSLSISLSEHPGFITTYPIFTHTMDYYAMTQELATAGTLHHLIQAEAGLSEEIVKRCAVQISSALDYMHQKGLVHRDLKPDNVLLMDRDCHHIVLGDFGLTQPVGSIVTSMSHIIPYMSPELCDISDDEYLILHPSVDTWAFGVLLFVILTGYFPWRRAISDDIMYQVYVYWQDNLSYILPPARWDQFSPAAITMLRNLLVPDQSCRHSVLSVLNYINFPWKTDVNGGNTSEAESPEGCNNDSQPIENIVAQNQEGTTSSHGMETDNPIIIITEEDAMLTLGLEVEIS, from the exons ATGGAACCAGTCTTCCAAACAGTAGAGGTCGAGGAGATTACCGAATGTTACAGGATTGTCAAAAGGCTTGGTCAGGGGGCTTATGGACAAGTCCTACTTGCACAAGACAAACTTACAG GTAAACCATTTGCACTGAAGTTGGTGAGAAAGGACCGGACCAAGTTGAAATCTTTTCTAATGGAACTGTCCCTATCAATCTCTCTCTCGGAGCACCCTGGATTTATTACAACCTACCCGATATTTACTCACACCATGGACTACTATGCGATGACTCAGGAGCTGGCAACAGCGGGAACACTGCATCACCTCATTCAAGCTGAA GCCGGACTTTCAGAAGAAATAGTAAAAAGATGTGCAGTCCAAATCTCCAGCGCTCTGgactacatgcaccagaaagggtTGGTGCACAGGGATCTGAAGCCGGACAATGTCCTCCTCATGGACAGAGATTGCCATCATATCGTGCTTGGTGACTTTGGCTTAACTCAGCCTGTAGGTAGCATTGTAACCTCAATGTCACACATTATCCCATATATGTCTCCTGAGTTGTGTGACATCTCGGACGATGAATATTTAATTTTACATCCTAGTGTAGATACCTGGGCTTTTGGGGTACTATTATTTGTCATCCTTACTGGATATTTTCCTTGGAGACGCGCCatcagtgatgacatcatgtaccAAGTATATGTATACTGGCAGGACAATCTGAGCTATATTCTACCACCAGCTCGTTGGGACCAATTTTCCCCTGCAGCAATCACCATGCTGAGAAATCTTCTTGTTCCGGACCAATCTTGTAGACACTCAGTTCTTTCAGTCTTAAATTACATTAATTTTCCCTGGAAAACTGATGTGAATGGAGGCAACACAAGTGAGGCTGAAAGTCCAGAGGGCTGTAATAATGACAGTCAACCTATCGAGAACATCGTAGCACAGAACCAAGAAGGTACCACGTCAAGCCATGGAATGGAAACGGATAATCCAATTATAATTATCACGGAGGAAGATGCTATGCTGACTCTTGGATTGGAAGTGGAAATTTCTTAG
- the LOC140120778 gene encoding serine/threonine-protein kinase SBK1-like → MEPVFQTVEVEEITECYRIVKRLGQGAYGQVLLAQDKLTGKPFALKLVRKDRTKLKSFLMELSLSISLSEHPGFITTYPIFTHTMDYYAMTQELATAGTLHHLIQAEVGLSEEIVKRCAVQISSALDYMHHKGLVHRDLKPDNVLLMDRDCHHIVLGDFGLTQPVGSIVTSMSHIIPYMSPELCDISDDEYLVLHPSVDTWAFGVLLFVILTGYYPWRRAFSDDIMYLDYVYWLDNLSYIPPPARWDQFSPAAVTMLSNLLVPDQSCRHSVLSVLNCINFPWKTDVSGGNPWEAESPEDCDSDSQPIDQEDTTSNHGMEADNPIIIITEEDAMLTLGLEVEIS, encoded by the exons ATGGAACCAGTCTTCCAAACTGTAGAGGTTGAGGAGATTACCGAATGCTACAGGATCGTCAAAAGGCTTGGTCAGGGGGCTTATGGACAAGTCCTGCTTGCACAAGACAAACTTACAG GTAAACCATTTGCACTGAAGTTGGTGAGAAAGGACCGGACCAAGTTGAAATCTTTTCTAATGGAACTGTCCCTATCAATCTCTCTCTCGGAGCACCCTGGATTTATTACAACCTACCCAATATTTACACACACCATGGACTACTATGCGATGACTCAGGAGCTGGCAACAGCGGGAACACTGCATCACCTCATTCAAGCTGAG GTTGGACTTTCAGAAGAAATCGTAAAAAGATGTGCAGTCCAAATTTCCAGCGCTCTGGACTACATGCACCATAAAGGGTTGGTGCACAGGGATCTGAAGCCGGACAATGTCCTCCTCATGGACAGAGATTGCCATCATATCGTGCTTGGTGACTTTGGCTTAACTCAGCCTGTAGGCAGCATTGTAACCTCAATGTCGCACATTATCCCGTATATGTCTCCAGAGTTGTGTGACATCTCGGATGACGAATATTTAGTTTTACACCCTAGTGTAGATACCTGGGCTTTTGGGGTACTACTATTTGTCATCCTTACTGGATATTATCCTTGGAGACGCGCCttcagtgatgacatcatgtaccTGGACTATGTATACTGGCTGGACAATCTGAGCTATATTCCCCCACCAGCTCGTTGGGACCAATTTTCCCCTGCAGCCGTCACCATGTTGAGCAATCTTCTTGTTCCGGACCAATCTTGTAGACACTCAGTTCTTTCAGTCTTAAATTGCATTAATTTTCCCTGGAAAACTGATGTTAGTGGAGGCAACCCATGGGAGGCTGAAAGTCCAGAGGACTGTGACAGTGACAGTCAACCTATTGACCAAGAAGATACCACGTCAAACCATGGAATGGAAGCGGATAATCCAATTATAATTATCACAGAGGAAGATGCTATGCTCACTCTTGGATTGGAAGTGGAAATTTCTTAG